Proteins co-encoded in one Acanthopagrus latus isolate v.2019 chromosome 10, fAcaLat1.1, whole genome shotgun sequence genomic window:
- the zgc:194930 gene encoding uncharacterized protein zgc:194930: MGCQCCRMIKSYIYDPSVAVDVRKTDSASGSLYQPRTPSGGAPGSHNKQKQGFHNLGYSKSNDSTLKLEADNNHVNHRLHTAPSAKELHRQGSAPPAEVYIIQPEALGPRWTAQERQPSQVPVYPNIREYENQTRYDERDHRATRNGWDGSITVCEIGAESLSADDTDEGVGGTPEYPCDTGDEGSVLSVDIHTSTTSLSSADTRDELRLPKTPDVSTGESGILVMKSEDEEEARVGEEEVQSVTDSMVAEALAALEAATAGEDCE; the protein is encoded by the exons ATGGGGTGCCAATGCTGCAGGATGATAAAAAG ctACATCTACGACCCCTCCGTGGCGGTGGATGTGAGGAAGACGGACTCCGCGAGCGGCTCGCTCTACCAGCCCCGCACCCCCTCCGGCGGGGCCCCCGGCAGCCACAACAAGCAGAAGCAGGGCTTCCACAACCTGGGCTACAGCAAGTCCAACGACAGCACGCTGAAACTGGAGGCGGACAACAACCACGTCAACCACAGGCTGCACACCGCACCCTCCGCCAAGGAGCTGCACAGGCAGGGGTCGGCGCCGCCTGCAGAGGTGTACATCATCCAGCCAGAAGCTCTGGGGCCGAGGTGGACGGCGCAGGAGAGGCAGCCGAGCCAGGTGCCCGTCTACCCCAACATACGGGAGTATGAGAACCAGACGAGGTACGACGAGCGGGATCACCGCGCAACAAGGAACGGGTGGGACGGCTCCATCACCGTGTGTGAGATTGGCGCGGAGAGCCTGTCCGCAGACGACACAGACGAGGGCGTGGGAGGCACGCCGGAGTACCCGTGCGACACGGGGGACGAGGGCAGCGTCCTGTCCGTGGACATCcacaccagcaccaccagcctGTCCTCGGCCGACACCAGGGACGAGCTCAGACTGCCAAAGACTCCGGACGTTTCCACGGGCGAGAGCGGGATCCTGGTGATGAAGagcgaggacgaggaggaggcgagggtgggcgaggaggaggtgcagagcgTTACAGACTCGATGGTGGCAGAGGCTCTCGCCGCGTTGGAGGCCGCCACCGCCGGGGAGGACTGCGAGTGA